One Pseudodesulfovibrio cashew DNA window includes the following coding sequences:
- the hydA gene encoding dihydropyrimidinase produces MDLLIKGGTVVNADDSREADVLIRNGLIEAVKPDLSPTSECRILDASGLLVMPGGIDPHTHLEMPVGGSDLHTADGFENGGRAALSGGTTMVIDFVNPVRGQSYLEAWEQCMARARKATCHYSYHVTVTWFDQNAAEEIRILTEKHGVNSLKHFTTYRSTIMLEPDQMLQSFSLARELGCLCTVHAENDEIIVYLQQKLLEKGITHPKGHVLSRPPIAEGEATGRAIALARIAGVPLYVMHMSCSEALAAVVTARENGQEVYSESLCGHLLLDDSVYYNDDPEVAARYVMSPPYRSESHREALWEGIRAGHIQATASDNCTFTQADRNRGLHDFTKIPNGSPGLEDRMRIIWSEGVETGRLTPEQFVAVTSANAAKIFNIHPQKGIIAPGSDADVVIWDPKKQHTVSAKTHRHAIDYSVFEGMTFTGSPVATILGGEVVFENNEVTVRPGQGKFVPRPTRQRIPPCHS; encoded by the coding sequence ATGGATCTGCTCATAAAGGGAGGCACCGTTGTCAACGCGGACGACAGCCGCGAGGCCGACGTCCTCATCAGAAACGGACTCATCGAAGCCGTGAAGCCCGACCTCTCCCCCACTTCCGAGTGCCGGATACTGGACGCATCGGGCCTGCTGGTCATGCCCGGCGGCATCGACCCGCACACCCACCTGGAGATGCCCGTGGGCGGCAGCGACCTGCATACGGCTGACGGCTTCGAGAACGGTGGCAGGGCTGCCCTCTCCGGCGGCACCACCATGGTCATCGACTTCGTCAACCCGGTCCGGGGCCAGTCCTATCTGGAGGCCTGGGAGCAATGCATGGCCCGCGCCCGAAAGGCCACCTGCCACTACTCCTACCACGTCACCGTGACATGGTTCGACCAGAACGCCGCCGAGGAAATCCGCATCCTGACCGAGAAACACGGCGTCAACTCGCTCAAGCATTTCACCACCTACCGAAGCACCATCATGCTCGAACCCGACCAGATGCTGCAAAGCTTCTCCCTGGCCCGGGAACTGGGCTGCCTGTGCACGGTCCACGCGGAGAACGACGAAATTATCGTCTACCTGCAGCAGAAACTGCTCGAAAAGGGCATCACCCACCCCAAGGGGCACGTGCTCTCCCGTCCGCCCATCGCCGAAGGCGAAGCCACGGGCCGCGCCATCGCCCTGGCCCGCATCGCCGGAGTACCGCTCTACGTGATGCACATGAGCTGCTCCGAGGCGTTGGCCGCCGTGGTTACAGCCCGCGAAAACGGCCAGGAGGTCTATTCCGAGAGCCTGTGCGGACACCTGTTGCTGGACGACTCCGTTTACTACAACGACGACCCCGAGGTGGCGGCACGCTACGTCATGAGCCCGCCCTACCGCAGCGAATCACACCGCGAAGCCCTCTGGGAAGGCATCCGCGCCGGGCACATCCAGGCCACGGCCAGCGACAACTGCACCTTCACCCAGGCCGATCGCAACCGGGGCCTGCACGATTTCACCAAGATCCCCAACGGCTCCCCCGGCCTGGAGGATCGCATGCGCATCATCTGGAGCGAGGGTGTGGAGACCGGCAGGCTCACCCCCGAACAGTTCGTGGCCGTCACCTCCGCCAACGCCGCAAAGATCTTCAACATCCACCCGCAAAAAGGGATCATCGCCCCCGGCTCCGACGCCGACGTGGTCATCTGGGACCCGAAAAAACAGCACACCGTCTCGGCCAAGACCCACCGCCATGCCATCGACTACAGCGTGTTCGAGGGCATGACCTTCACCGGCTCGCCCGTTGCCACCATTCTCGGCGGCGAAGTGGTCTTCGAAAACAACGAAGTCACTGTCCGGCCCGGGCAAGGCAAGTTCGTGCCCCGCCCCACCCGGCAGCGCATCCCGCCCTGCCATAGCTGA
- a CDS encoding threonine synthase, translating into MQTTRQPEHITRMRCTICGKAYLPGEHPYICPDHGNEGILDVEYDYERIRQEISPRLLSENRTWSQWRYRPLLPVLQDTPVPPLAVGWTPLYEAPRLAKALGMRSLWIKDDSRQPTGSLKDRASALAVMKAREAGASVITTASTGNAAAALAGMCAADGMPCVIFVPHTAPRAKVAQLLAYGAHVYLVEGSYDDAFELCLEAAAEFGWYNRNTGYNPYMAEGKKTVAFEIAEQLGWKVPDRIFVGVGDGCIISGVHKGFRDMTRLGWIKRTPKLMGVQAEGSDFLHQVWKAGADPVTFPPIQAETVADSISAGLPRDRRKALNSVVETGGGFVRVPDQAILDAIPELARTTGVFAEPAGASPLAGLRRALADGDMSPDETAVLVVTGSGLKDVDATIRACDTKPTTVAPSLDAVRAAMPKL; encoded by the coding sequence ATGCAGACAACCAGACAGCCGGAACACATCACCCGAATGCGGTGCACGATCTGCGGCAAGGCCTACCTGCCCGGAGAGCACCCTTACATCTGCCCCGACCACGGCAACGAGGGCATCCTCGACGTCGAATACGACTACGAACGCATCCGGCAGGAAATTTCCCCCCGTCTGCTCTCCGAGAACAGGACCTGGAGCCAGTGGCGATACCGCCCCCTGCTCCCTGTGCTGCAGGACACCCCTGTCCCGCCCCTGGCCGTGGGCTGGACCCCGCTCTACGAGGCCCCGCGCCTGGCAAAGGCGCTCGGCATGCGCTCCCTGTGGATCAAGGACGACTCGCGCCAGCCCACGGGCTCGCTCAAGGACCGTGCCAGCGCCCTGGCCGTCATGAAGGCCCGCGAGGCAGGAGCCTCGGTCATCACCACGGCCAGCACCGGCAACGCTGCCGCCGCCCTGGCGGGCATGTGCGCGGCGGACGGCATGCCCTGCGTCATCTTCGTGCCCCATACCGCGCCCAGGGCCAAGGTAGCCCAGCTGCTGGCCTACGGAGCCCATGTCTATCTGGTGGAAGGCAGCTACGACGACGCCTTCGAGCTCTGCCTGGAGGCCGCCGCCGAGTTCGGCTGGTACAATCGCAACACCGGCTACAACCCATACATGGCCGAGGGCAAGAAGACCGTGGCCTTCGAGATCGCCGAACAGCTCGGCTGGAAGGTGCCGGATCGGATCTTCGTGGGCGTGGGCGACGGCTGCATCATCTCGGGCGTGCACAAGGGATTCCGCGACATGACCCGGCTGGGCTGGATCAAGAGGACGCCCAAACTCATGGGCGTGCAGGCCGAGGGCAGCGACTTTCTCCACCAGGTGTGGAAGGCCGGGGCCGACCCGGTCACCTTCCCGCCCATTCAGGCCGAGACCGTGGCCGACAGCATCTCCGCCGGGCTGCCGCGCGACCGGCGCAAGGCCCTGAACAGCGTGGTCGAGACCGGCGGCGGATTCGTCCGCGTACCGGACCAGGCCATCCTCGACGCCATCCCGGAGCTGGCCCGGACCACCGGTGTCTTCGCCGAACCGGCTGGCGCCTCGCCCCTGGCCGGACTGCGCCGCGCCCTGGCAGACGGCGACATGTCCCCGGACGAGACCGCCGTGCTCGTGGTCACGGGCAGCGGCCTCAAGGACGTGGACGCCACCATCCGGGCCTGCGACACGAAGCCCACCACCGTGGCCCCGAGCCTCGACGCGGTCCGCGCGGCCATGCCCAAGCTTTAG
- a CDS encoding sigma 54-interacting transcriptional regulator, translated as MTQNVPKDLWNISMAAGKYAEVISKVLRVDVEIVDSRLYRVAGTGRFADMVGKRMSAASGVYQQVIRTGRPLVIREPGFSEFCAGCPNWHSCDETFEMSTPILYSGTVVGIIGFVCFTEAQKAHIQDNFETFFDFLSQMADLLASKVVESVQYARSRALGELLETVVDKVDEGVILLSRGGRIVRSNMAARQILDFPLEDQGSLVVDLIRGESRLLQYTEYTLLVDGRSFEVAGNEFPLQHGESELMFMFRDAQLMHDDALRLASSHERLGLDAILGTSEVIVALKEQVARFADSSASVLVTGESGTGKELVARALNEEGGRKDGPFVAINCGAIPETLLESELFGYVGGAFTGANPKGKMGRFEQANGGTLFLDEIGDMPLHLQAKLLRALEQREVTRLGSNTPTAIDVRVVSATNRNLEEMVYNGTFREDLFYRLNVIPIHIPPLRERPRDIHLLCKVFLEQSLGRLDKEILTIKESFWSTVGEYHWPGNVRELQNSIEYVANVVDSPAVITRENLPLKVRSGAQETEFTDYNLENMERRLIRQALKAYGGEEPSKSAKELAADKLGIGIATLYRKIKKYELG; from the coding sequence ATGACGCAGAATGTGCCCAAGGATTTATGGAATATCAGCATGGCCGCCGGGAAATACGCGGAGGTCATCTCCAAGGTGTTGCGCGTGGACGTGGAGATCGTGGATAGCCGCCTCTATCGCGTGGCCGGAACCGGGCGGTTCGCCGACATGGTCGGCAAGCGCATGTCTGCGGCCAGCGGCGTCTACCAGCAGGTGATCAGGACCGGTCGCCCCCTGGTCATTCGTGAGCCCGGCTTCTCCGAGTTCTGCGCGGGGTGCCCCAACTGGCACTCCTGCGACGAGACCTTTGAAATGAGCACGCCCATCCTCTACAGCGGCACCGTGGTCGGCATCATCGGGTTCGTCTGTTTCACCGAGGCGCAGAAGGCGCATATTCAGGATAACTTCGAAACATTTTTCGATTTCCTTTCCCAGATGGCCGACCTGCTCGCCTCCAAGGTGGTGGAATCCGTGCAGTACGCCCGCAGTCGCGCCCTGGGCGAGCTGCTCGAAACCGTGGTCGACAAGGTGGACGAGGGCGTTATCCTGCTCTCTCGCGGCGGGCGCATCGTCCGCTCAAACATGGCCGCGCGCCAGATCCTGGATTTCCCGCTGGAGGATCAGGGCTCTCTCGTGGTGGACCTCATCCGGGGCGAGAGCCGCCTGCTGCAATACACCGAGTACACCCTGCTGGTGGACGGGCGCTCCTTCGAGGTGGCGGGCAACGAGTTTCCCCTGCAACACGGCGAGAGCGAGCTCATGTTCATGTTCCGCGACGCCCAGCTCATGCACGACGACGCCCTGCGCCTGGCCTCGTCCCATGAACGGCTCGGCCTGGACGCCATTCTCGGCACCTCCGAGGTCATCGTCGCACTCAAGGAACAGGTGGCGCGCTTCGCAGACTCCTCCGCCTCGGTCCTCGTCACCGGCGAAAGCGGCACCGGCAAGGAGCTGGTGGCCCGCGCCCTGAACGAGGAGGGCGGGCGCAAGGATGGCCCGTTCGTGGCCATCAACTGCGGGGCCATCCCCGAGACACTCCTTGAGAGCGAACTCTTCGGTTACGTGGGCGGGGCCTTCACCGGGGCCAACCCCAAGGGCAAGATGGGACGTTTTGAGCAGGCCAACGGCGGCACTCTCTTCCTTGACGAGATCGGCGACATGCCCTTGCACCTCCAGGCCAAGCTGTTGCGCGCCCTGGAGCAGCGGGAGGTCACCCGGCTGGGCTCCAACACGCCCACCGCCATCGACGTCCGCGTGGTCTCGGCCACCAACCGCAACCTGGAGGAGATGGTCTACAACGGCACCTTCCGCGAGGACCTCTTCTATCGTCTCAACGTCATCCCTATCCACATCCCGCCCCTGCGCGAGCGGCCCCGCGACATCCACCTGCTCTGCAAGGTCTTTCTGGAGCAGAGCCTGGGGCGTCTGGACAAGGAAATCCTGACCATCAAGGAGAGCTTCTGGAGCACGGTGGGCGAATACCACTGGCCCGGCAACGTCCGCGAACTCCAGAATTCCATCGAGTATGTGGCCAACGTGGTCGATTCCCCGGCGGTCATCACGCGCGAGAACCTGCCCCTCAAGGTGCGCTCCGGCGCGCAGGAAACCGAATTCACCGATTACAATCTCGAGAACATGGAGCGCCGCCTCATCCGTCAGGCCCTCAAGGCCTACGGCGGCGAAGAGCCCTCCAAGAGCGCCAAGGAGCTGGCTGCGGACAAGCTTGGCATCGGTATCGCCACGCTGTACCGGAAGATCAAGAAATATGAGTTGGGATAG
- a CDS encoding ABC transporter permease → MRFNGWAALRGYTFLVYAFVYLPIMLMGLFSLNSSDLIAFPLTGFTLDWYDQILHDSRIFTGLLTTMSVAFPVTLITTVFGSMAALALTRHKFKGKFAFLALLVLPFFVPKLIFAIAQVTFLNDIGVGKGLYTVWISQALIILPFVTVIIASVLFRVDKKLEEAAGDLGATPWQTFRLVTLPLMKNGILAGSFISFVLSNAEYTVSFFTSGRAQPLSVLVASDFRFHLSPSLNALAMLIVFFNILVVVISEWLRRRGVQPE, encoded by the coding sequence ATGCGCTTCAACGGCTGGGCCGCCCTGCGCGGCTACACCTTCCTTGTCTACGCCTTCGTCTACCTGCCGATCATGCTCATGGGCCTGTTCTCGCTGAACTCGTCCGACCTGATCGCCTTCCCTCTGACCGGCTTCACCCTGGACTGGTACGATCAGATCCTGCACGACTCGCGCATCTTCACCGGCCTGCTGACCACCATGTCCGTGGCCTTCCCGGTGACGCTGATCACCACGGTCTTCGGCAGCATGGCCGCCCTGGCCCTGACCCGCCACAAGTTCAAGGGCAAATTTGCGTTCCTCGCCCTGCTGGTCCTGCCCTTCTTCGTGCCCAAGCTCATCTTCGCCATCGCCCAGGTCACCTTCCTGAACGACATCGGCGTGGGCAAGGGGCTCTACACCGTCTGGATTTCCCAGGCCCTGATCATCCTGCCCTTCGTCACCGTGATCATTGCCTCGGTCCTCTTCCGGGTGGACAAGAAGCTGGAGGAGGCCGCCGGGGACCTCGGGGCCACGCCATGGCAGACCTTCCGCCTGGTCACGCTGCCCTTGATGAAAAACGGCATCCTGGCAGGCTCCTTCATCTCCTTCGTGCTCTCCAATGCGGAGTACACGGTCTCGTTCTTCACCAGCGGCCGGGCGCAGCCCCTGTCAGTGCTTGTGGCCTCGGACTTCCGCTTCCACCTGTCGCCGAGCCTCAACGCCCTGGCCATGCTCATCGTCTTCTTCAATATCCTGGTCGTCGTGATCAGCGAATGGCTGCGCCGCAGAGGCGTGCAGCCCGAATAA
- a CDS encoding TRAP transporter small permease: protein MQEHNSPSALQGAARKLETLAYRINYITERICALLVAAMISVVWFGIAERYALALGATWTEELARYIMIWAALLAVPCCAYRREHIGLDLLFSRFPLSWQKPLRLLLDSLGLCFFLFLAFYGLSMAKQGAHQYATIFGMTMLVPFTSVPVTATLTAFQIVVTMFREAAGVTPLFVEKEAAKC from the coding sequence ATGCAAGAACACAACTCACCCTCCGCCCTACAAGGCGCCGCCCGGAAGCTGGAAACTCTGGCCTACCGGATCAACTACATAACGGAACGGATCTGTGCGCTGCTGGTTGCGGCCATGATCAGTGTGGTCTGGTTCGGCATCGCCGAACGCTACGCCCTGGCCCTGGGCGCCACATGGACCGAAGAACTGGCCCGATATATCATGATATGGGCCGCGCTCCTGGCCGTTCCCTGCTGCGCCTATCGGCGGGAGCATATCGGCCTGGACCTGCTCTTTTCCCGCTTTCCCCTGAGCTGGCAGAAACCGCTCCGGCTGCTTCTGGACTCGCTCGGGCTCTGTTTCTTCCTCTTTCTCGCCTTCTACGGCCTGTCCATGGCCAAGCAGGGCGCACATCAGTACGCGACCATCTTCGGCATGACCATGCTCGTACCCTTTACCTCCGTGCCGGTGACCGCCACGCTCACGGCATTCCAGATAGTGGTCACTATGTTCCGCGAGGCCGCCGGGGTCACGCCCCTGTTCGTGGAAAAGGAGGCAGCCAAATGCTGA
- a CDS encoding ABC transporter ATP-binding protein produces the protein MSNTKVPPASGALLEARGLIKDYGSFRAVHGVDFDIPDNCFVTILGPSGCGKTTILRMIGGFESVSGGSLVLRDDPLMGVMPYERPINTVFQNYALFPHLRVADNVAFGLKLRKLPADEVDRRVDRALETVKMQSMASRYPSQLSGGQQQRVALARAFVNEPELLLLDEPLGALDLKMRRHMQVELKDLQQRLAMSFLYVTHDQEEAFALSDLIIVMNNGRIEQQGSPEDIYHRPANAYVADFIGGANLLPGAVTGVDKGRAAITTALGPVEADCSDTVAMGEPASLCIRAEDIQPVDDPGQYSLAFRAAVTHVVFQGSVKLVEVEVSGQKIVARLGHDVPTAVGDPVTLGVPDHRIRIVHGNPPEGGGAL, from the coding sequence ATGTCGAACACGAAAGTACCCCCGGCCTCCGGCGCACTGCTGGAGGCCCGGGGCCTCATCAAGGATTACGGTTCGTTCCGGGCGGTCCACGGCGTGGACTTCGATATCCCGGACAACTGTTTCGTGACCATCCTGGGCCCCTCCGGCTGCGGCAAGACGACCATCCTGCGCATGATCGGCGGGTTCGAGTCCGTCAGCGGCGGCAGCCTGGTCCTGCGGGATGATCCGCTCATGGGCGTCATGCCCTACGAGCGGCCCATCAACACCGTCTTCCAGAACTACGCCCTGTTCCCGCACCTGCGCGTGGCCGACAACGTGGCCTTCGGCCTCAAGCTACGCAAACTGCCCGCCGATGAGGTGGACCGTCGCGTGGACCGCGCCCTGGAGACGGTCAAGATGCAGTCCATGGCGTCCCGCTACCCCTCCCAGCTTTCGGGCGGACAGCAGCAGCGCGTGGCCCTGGCCCGCGCCTTTGTCAACGAGCCGGAACTCCTGCTCCTGGACGAACCTCTGGGTGCGCTGGACCTGAAGATGCGTCGCCACATGCAGGTGGAACTCAAGGACCTCCAGCAGCGTCTGGCCATGAGCTTCCTCTACGTCACCCACGACCAGGAAGAGGCCTTTGCCCTGAGCGACCTGATCATCGTCATGAACAACGGACGCATCGAACAGCAGGGCTCGCCCGAGGACATCTACCACCGGCCCGCCAACGCCTACGTGGCCGACTTCATCGGAGGAGCCAACCTGCTCCCCGGCGCGGTGACAGGCGTGGACAAGGGGAGAGCCGCCATCACCACGGCCCTTGGCCCTGTGGAGGCCGACTGCAGCGACACCGTGGCAATGGGCGAACCGGCCAGCCTGTGCATCCGGGCAGAGGACATCCAGCCCGTGGACGATCCCGGCCAGTACAGCCTCGCCTTCAGGGCCGCCGTGACCCACGTGGTATTCCAGGGCAGCGTCAAGCTGGTGGAGGTCGAGGTCTCCGGCCAGAAGATCGTGGCCCGGCTCGGCCATGACGTGCCCACCGCAGTGGGCGATCCCGTCACCCTGGGCGTGCCCGACCACCGTATCCGCATCGTGCATGGCAATCCCCCCGAGGGAGGCGGCGCGTTATGA
- a CDS encoding TRAP transporter large permease: MLTVAIIFFGLLLIGVPIGFVLGIAGVVGLVQVGGDNFLVMAPKRFFEGLDLFTFMAMPFFILAGEIMNRVGMTQRIAGLADSLVGYMRGGLAHSNMLASVLFAGMTGAAVSDAAAFGNTLVPAMVKKGYSRPFACAVTAAGSIIGPTIPPSNLMVIYGSLAGVSIAGLFAAGILPGLLICLVCMALIVALGRKLGLPKQEGSPSLREILYAFRGSLLALIMPAIILGGILGGIVTPTEAAAIAVFYALFVGLCIERTLRFDDIVQMLIRTARITGVVFLIIASASILSWWMTFMQIPQQIADAFLSLSTTPWMVKGMILILLLGIGMFMDINAALIILTPMLGTLTHAIGMNPVHAGVMIVLTLNISLMTPPVGACIFVLSSVTGERIEKISAALWPFILVEVGVLLVTTFWTDLAMFFPKLLLDM, from the coding sequence ATGCTGACCGTCGCCATCATCTTCTTCGGCCTGCTGCTCATCGGCGTGCCCATCGGCTTCGTCCTCGGCATAGCCGGCGTCGTCGGCCTGGTCCAGGTGGGCGGAGACAACTTCCTGGTCATGGCTCCCAAGCGCTTTTTCGAAGGGTTGGACCTGTTCACCTTCATGGCCATGCCCTTCTTCATCCTTGCGGGCGAGATCATGAACCGCGTGGGCATGACCCAGCGCATCGCCGGTCTGGCCGACTCTTTGGTGGGCTACATGCGCGGCGGGCTGGCCCACTCCAACATGCTCGCCTCGGTGCTCTTCGCGGGCATGACCGGCGCGGCCGTGTCCGACGCCGCCGCCTTCGGCAACACCCTGGTCCCGGCCATGGTCAAGAAGGGCTACAGCCGCCCCTTCGCCTGTGCGGTCACCGCCGCCGGGTCCATCATCGGCCCAACCATTCCGCCGTCCAACCTGATGGTCATCTACGGCTCCCTGGCCGGGGTCTCCATCGCCGGACTGTTCGCGGCGGGCATTCTGCCGGGCCTGCTCATCTGCCTGGTGTGCATGGCGCTCATCGTGGCCCTTGGCCGCAAGCTCGGCCTGCCCAAGCAGGAGGGAAGTCCCTCCCTGCGCGAGATTCTCTACGCCTTCCGGGGCAGCCTGCTCGCCCTGATCATGCCCGCCATCATCCTGGGCGGCATCCTGGGCGGCATCGTCACTCCCACGGAAGCGGCGGCCATCGCCGTGTTCTACGCCCTGTTCGTGGGGCTGTGCATCGAGCGCACCCTGCGCTTCGACGACATCGTGCAGATGCTCATCCGCACGGCCCGGATTACCGGCGTGGTCTTCCTGATCATCGCCTCGGCCTCCATCCTCAGCTGGTGGATGACCTTCATGCAGATCCCCCAGCAGATCGCGGACGCGTTCCTGTCCCTGTCCACTACGCCGTGGATGGTCAAGGGCATGATCCTCATCCTGCTGCTGGGCATCGGGATGTTCATGGACATCAACGCGGCCCTGATCATCCTCACCCCCATGCTCGGCACCCTGACCCACGCCATCGGCATGAACCCGGTGCACGCGGGCGTGATGATCGTCCTGACCCTGAACATCTCGCTCATGACCCCGCCAGTGGGAGCCTGCATCTTCGTGCTCTCCTCGGTCACGGGCGAGCGCATCGAAAAGATCAGCGCGGCCCTGTGGCCGTTCATCCTCGTGGAGGTGGGCGTCCTGCTCGTCACCACCTTCTGGACCGATCTGGCAATGTTTTTCCCCAAACTTCTGCTCGACATGTAG
- a CDS encoding ABC transporter permease gives MSLKRIDMARRLSLLALIGPNVVFIALFCAVPLGVLFSYSFFQVDFVAIIRDPTWDNYVRVLQNGTYMGLILKALLYGIGIAAICATIAYPLAFFIAKRVRVYKAALLTLLLIPLYTGDLIRIFAWRVVLGAEGVLNSFLLWLGIIKEPIWVLLFSPFATTVVLTYNYIPFMVLPLWAALEAMDDSYLEAAMDLGCRQLSVFFKVVLPLTGAGLVAGFLMVFVLVVGDYLTPQLIGGSSGVTVTSAIHDMFGAAFDWPTGSALAWLLLTAMALFITAVTWLFYKSPWGRGIRGAK, from the coding sequence ATGAGCCTGAAACGAATCGACATGGCCCGGCGGCTCTCGCTGCTGGCGCTCATCGGGCCCAACGTCGTCTTTATCGCCCTGTTCTGCGCCGTGCCCCTGGGCGTGCTCTTCAGCTACAGCTTCTTCCAGGTGGACTTCGTGGCCATCATCCGCGACCCCACCTGGGACAACTACGTGCGCGTGCTCCAGAACGGCACATACATGGGCCTCATCCTCAAGGCGCTCCTCTACGGCATCGGCATCGCCGCCATCTGCGCCACCATCGCCTACCCCCTGGCCTTCTTCATCGCCAAGCGGGTCCGGGTGTACAAGGCCGCCCTGCTCACCCTGCTTCTCATCCCCCTGTACACGGGCGACCTGATCCGCATCTTCGCCTGGCGCGTGGTGCTGGGAGCCGAGGGCGTGCTCAACTCCTTTCTCCTCTGGCTGGGCATCATCAAGGAGCCCATCTGGGTGCTGCTGTTCAGCCCCTTCGCCACCACCGTGGTCCTGACCTACAACTACATCCCCTTCATGGTCCTGCCCCTGTGGGCGGCCCTGGAGGCCATGGACGACTCCTACCTGGAAGCGGCCATGGACCTCGGTTGCCGCCAGTTGTCCGTATTTTTCAAGGTGGTCCTGCCCCTGACCGGGGCCGGGCTGGTGGCCGGATTCCTGATGGTCTTCGTCCTGGTGGTCGGCGACTACCTGACCCCGCAGCTCATCGGCGGGTCGTCCGGCGTGACCGTCACCAGCGCCATCCACGACATGTTCGGCGCGGCCTTTGACTGGCCCACGGGCTCTGCCCTGGCCTGGCTGCTGCTCACGGCCATGGCCCTGTTCATAACCGCCGTGACATGGCTCTTCTACAAGTCCCCGTGGGGACGCGGCATCCGGGGAGCCAAATAA
- a CDS encoding DctP family TRAP transporter solute-binding subunit: MKFGKRLSILFVAAALLLFSAQGALAAKVIKMHHLNKNGAFDNPSGAAAVVFKNLVESGTNGSVQVQIFPSGQLGKDAEVVQQVKAGIIQLGVHSVGGVGSVYPMISVLDVPFAFPNHAVAYEVLDGPFGQKLGADITAKTGLKCLGFSDSGGFFQFTNSKRPIKTLEDMKGLKIRTMGLETHKKLVASLGGQPVSIAWSEVYTSLQTGVADGQMNPVPIVEFAKLYEVQKYLTISNHLFAPHVWLMNADFYGSLTDAERAVVESAAKTAIVVSRGIANAIEASDRGLPFLSEKMEVYTLPEAEKERFRAASLPVVKEYLEGAFGDEGKAMLASFLDAIKAASK; this comes from the coding sequence ATGAAATTTGGAAAACGACTTTCCATCCTGTTCGTCGCCGCCGCCCTGCTGCTGTTCTCGGCACAGGGAGCCCTGGCCGCCAAGGTCATCAAGATGCACCATCTGAACAAGAACGGCGCCTTCGACAACCCGTCCGGGGCCGCCGCCGTGGTCTTCAAGAACCTGGTCGAATCCGGCACCAACGGCTCCGTCCAGGTCCAGATCTTCCCCAGCGGCCAGCTCGGCAAGGACGCCGAAGTGGTCCAGCAGGTCAAGGCCGGCATCATCCAGCTCGGCGTCCACTCCGTGGGCGGCGTGGGCAGCGTCTACCCCATGATCTCCGTGCTCGACGTGCCCTTTGCCTTCCCCAACCACGCCGTGGCCTATGAGGTCCTGGACGGTCCCTTCGGCCAGAAGCTGGGCGCTGACATCACCGCCAAGACCGGCCTCAAGTGCCTGGGCTTCAGCGACTCCGGCGGCTTCTTCCAGTTCACCAACTCCAAGCGCCCCATCAAGACCCTCGAGGACATGAAGGGGTTGAAGATCCGCACCATGGGTCTGGAGACCCACAAGAAGCTCGTCGCCAGCCTGGGCGGCCAGCCTGTGTCCATCGCCTGGTCCGAGGTATACACCTCCCTGCAGACCGGCGTTGCCGACGGCCAGATGAACCCGGTGCCCATCGTCGAGTTCGCCAAGCTGTATGAGGTCCAGAAGTACCTGACCATCTCCAATCACCTGTTCGCCCCGCACGTCTGGCTGATGAACGCCGACTTCTACGGCTCCCTGACCGACGCCGAGCGCGCCGTCGTGGAGAGCGCCGCCAAGACCGCCATCGTGGTCAGCCGCGGTATCGCCAACGCCATCGAGGCCTCCGACCGTGGCCTGCCCTTCCTCTCCGAGAAGATGGAAGTGTACACCCTGCCCGAAGCCGAGAAGGAGCGCTTCCGCGCCGCTTCCCTGCCCGTGGTCAAGGAGTACCTGGAAGGCGCCTTCGGCGACGAAGGCAAGGCCATGCTGGCCTCCTTCCTGGACGCCATCAAAGCGGCTTCCAAGTAA